A section of the Campylobacter porcelli genome encodes:
- a CDS encoding ABC transporter permease, producing the protein MVRYLLFKYLRFDKSQPFIALSAILAFLGVSVGLMVLIIAMAIMNGFDKEFERKLFTMNYPITIISYIKGSIDESDVTGLKEQFKELKFSPYISTQAIVKYGNKLEGGVLFGVNFSDEKQINSVINEALKDTIPKGFEVVLGKGIADDFSLALNDKVTILFTQLSPSGLVSMPTMKRFDYVANFSSGLNAYDKAYSYTNVEFLAKILGYEDKKYDGIHIYSDNPKDDIIKLNQLLKPGQKAIGWWEQNGNFFSALELEKRALFIVLMLIILVASLNIISSLLMTVMNRRQEIALLLALGASKMEIKKSFFAQGVVIGGSGIVFGLILGLFGVWLLGSFDIINLPADVYGSSKLPMELSIYDLAMILVGALIIVLLSSYYPAKKASNIDILTTLRNE; encoded by the coding sequence GTGGTTAGGTATTTGCTATTTAAATATTTACGCTTTGATAAGTCTCAGCCCTTCATCGCACTATCGGCTATTTTAGCCTTTTTGGGTGTTAGCGTTGGCTTGATGGTGCTTATCATTGCTATGGCTATAATGAATGGATTTGATAAAGAATTTGAGCGTAAGCTATTTACTATGAACTATCCAATTACGATTATTAGCTATATTAAAGGCTCTATTGATGAAAGCGATGTAACTGGGCTTAAAGAGCAGTTTAAAGAGCTTAAATTTAGCCCATATATCTCCACACAAGCTATTGTAAAATATGGCAACAAACTAGAGGGCGGAGTGCTATTTGGCGTAAATTTTAGCGATGAAAAGCAGATAAATTCTGTAATAAATGAAGCCTTAAAAGATACCATTCCAAAGGGTTTTGAGGTGGTTTTAGGCAAGGGGATTGCTGATGATTTCTCTCTTGCTTTAAATGATAAGGTTACTATACTTTTTACTCAGCTTAGTCCAAGTGGCTTAGTATCTATGCCTACTATGAAAAGATTTGATTATGTAGCAAATTTTAGCTCAGGGCTTAATGCTTATGATAAGGCGTATTCATACACAAATGTGGAGTTTTTGGCTAAAATTTTAGGCTATGAGGATAAAAAATATGATGGAATTCACATCTATTCAGACAATCCAAAAGATGATATTATAAAGCTAAATCAACTCTTAAAACCAGGTCAAAAAGCCATTGGTTGGTGGGAGCAAAATGGCAATTTTTTCAGTGCTTTAGAGCTAGAAAAAAGAGCACTTTTTATAGTTTTAATGCTTATTATTTTGGTTGCTAGCTTAAATATTATTAGCTCACTTCTTATGACTGTTATGAATCGTCGCCAAGAGATAGCCTTGCTTTTGGCACTTGGAGCAAGTAAGATGGAGATTAAAAAGAGCTTTTTTGCTCAAGGGGTTGTAATTGGTGGAAGTGGGATAGTTTTTGGGCTGATTTTGGGGCTTTTTGGAGTTTGGTTATTAGGAAGTTTTGATATAATTAATTTACCAGCTGATGTCTATGGTAGCTCAAAACTCCCTATGGAGCTATCAATTTATGATCTAGCCATGATATTAGTTGGTGCTTTGATTATTGTCTTGCTCTCATCATACTATCCAGCCAAAAAGGCTAGCAATATCGATATTCTTACTACTTTAAGAAATGAGTAA
- the secA gene encoding preprotein translocase subunit SecA: protein MLSLIARKIFGTKNDKEVKKYYKRVAKINALEPKYQALSDDELKQEFLSLQNSLIDGKVTKDSILNDVFAIVREVSKRVLNMRHFDVQLIGGMVLNDGRIAEMKTGEGKTLVATLPVVLNAMDKRGVHVVTVNDYLAKRDATQMSAIYNFLGLSVGIIVGGEYDDVKRKAAYDADITYGTNNEFGFDYLRDNMKFELSMKVQREHNFVIVDEVDSILIDEARTPLIISGPTNRTLDGYIKADEVARAMVKGEPAATPQDKPTGDFIVDEKSRTIMITEAGIAKAEKLFGVENLYNLDNAILSHHLDQALKAHNLFEKDVHYVVRDSGVVIVDEFTGRLSEGRRFSEGLHQALEAKEGVKIQEESQTLADITFQNYFRMYSKIAGMTGTAQTEASEFSQIYNLDVISIPTNLPIKRLDKDDLIYKSENEKFKAVIEEIKRANSIGQPVLVGTASIEKSEVFHKMLVKERIAHSVLNAKNHEKEAQIIAQAGVKGAVTIATNMAGRGVDIRIDDEVRSLGGLYIIGTERHESRRIDNQLRGRAGRQGDPGISRFYLSLEDNLLRIFGSDKIKAIMERLGIEEGESIESRLVTRAVENAQKKVESLHFESRKHVLEYDDVANEQRKTIYKYRDELLDPNSDLKDKIISNRQDLVAMFLDDADIVDGGLSEDFDMDKLCLIIKENSLIDINSSQLKGLDYNEIKSFIVDELTKDYENKMSNIDSEQRKSIEKLLYLQILDAAWREHLYQMDILKTGIGLRGYNQKDPLTEYKKESYNLFMELVNRLKTESVRALQVVKFKTELTNIDEPKDMSKRDKKPSRNSPCPCGSGAKYKECCGKSGPKKGVFA from the coding sequence ATGCTTTCACTCATTGCTAGAAAAATATTTGGAACCAAAAATGATAAAGAGGTAAAAAAATATTACAAAAGAGTAGCCAAAATCAACGCTTTAGAGCCAAAATATCAAGCCTTAAGCGATGATGAGCTAAAGCAGGAGTTTCTCTCTTTACAAAATTCATTAATAGATGGAAAAGTAACTAAAGATAGTATATTAAATGATGTATTTGCCATCGTAAGAGAGGTCTCAAAAAGAGTGCTAAATATGAGGCATTTTGATGTGCAATTAATAGGCGGTATGGTTTTAAATGATGGTCGCATAGCAGAGATGAAAACTGGAGAGGGAAAAACCTTAGTAGCTACCTTACCAGTGGTGCTAAATGCTATGGATAAAAGAGGCGTCCATGTCGTTACTGTAAATGACTATTTAGCTAAAAGAGACGCTACGCAGATGAGTGCTATATATAATTTTTTAGGTCTTAGCGTGGGCATTATAGTAGGTGGTGAGTATGATGATGTAAAGCGTAAGGCCGCTTATGATGCTGATATAACTTATGGGACGAATAATGAATTTGGCTTTGATTACTTGCGTGATAATATGAAATTTGAATTATCTATGAAGGTTCAAAGGGAGCATAATTTTGTAATAGTAGATGAGGTAGATAGTATTTTAATCGATGAGGCTAGGACTCCTCTTATAATTTCAGGGCCTACTAATCGCACTCTTGATGGCTATATCAAGGCTGATGAGGTGGCTAGAGCTATGGTAAAAGGTGAGCCAGCAGCCACGCCTCAAGATAAGCCTACAGGGGATTTTATAGTAGATGAAAAGAGCAGAACCATAATGATAACTGAAGCTGGTATTGCTAAGGCTGAAAAGCTATTTGGGGTTGAAAATTTATATAATCTAGACAATGCCATATTAAGCCATCATCTAGACCAAGCCTTAAAAGCTCACAATTTATTTGAAAAAGATGTCCATTATGTGGTGCGTGATTCTGGGGTTGTGATCGTTGATGAATTTACTGGCAGACTTAGTGAGGGTAGGAGATTTAGCGAAGGATTGCACCAAGCCTTAGAGGCTAAAGAGGGTGTAAAAATTCAAGAAGAGAGCCAAACCTTAGCTGATATAACATTCCAAAACTATTTTAGAATGTATAGCAAAATAGCTGGTATGACAGGAACAGCACAGACTGAAGCATCTGAATTTTCTCAAATTTATAATTTAGATGTTATATCCATTCCTACAAATTTGCCTATTAAAAGATTGGATAAAGATGATCTTATATATAAGAGTGAAAATGAGAAATTTAAAGCCGTTATCGAAGAGATTAAAAGGGCAAATTCCATCGGTCAGCCCGTGCTTGTAGGAACTGCAAGCATAGAAAAGAGTGAAGTGTTTCATAAAATGCTTGTAAAAGAGAGAATCGCCCACTCTGTGCTAAATGCTAAAAACCATGAAAAAGAGGCACAAATCATCGCTCAAGCTGGTGTTAAAGGTGCTGTAACAATCGCAACTAATATGGCTGGTCGTGGTGTGGATATTAGGATTGATGATGAGGTCAGATCGCTTGGAGGGCTATATATAATAGGCACAGAAAGGCACGAAAGCCGCCGTATAGATAACCAGCTAAGAGGTCGTGCTGGGCGTCAGGGGGATCCTGGTATTAGTAGATTTTATCTAAGCTTAGAAGATAATCTTCTTAGGATATTTGGTAGCGATAAGATAAAGGCTATTATGGAAAGATTAGGGATTGAAGAGGGAGAAAGTATAGAGAGTAGGCTAGTTACTCGTGCTGTAGAGAATGCTCAAAAAAAGGTAGAGAGCTTGCATTTTGAGAGTAGAAAACATGTATTAGAGTATGATGATGTAGCAAACGAACAAAGAAAGACCATATATAAATATAGAGATGAGTTACTAGATCCAAATAGCGATCTAAAAGATAAGATTATCTCTAATCGCCAAGATTTAGTCGCTATGTTTTTAGATGATGCTGATATTGTCGATGGTGGGCTTAGCGAGGATTTTGATATGGATAAACTATGCTTGATAATCAAAGAAAATAGCCTAATAGATATAAATTCTAGCCAGCTAAAGGGGCTTGATTATAATGAAATCAAATCTTTTATAGTTGATGAGCTTACTAAAGATTATGAGAATAAGATGTCAAATATAGATAGTGAGCAAAGAAAGAGTATAGAAAAACTCTTATATCTACAAATTTTAGACGCAGCTTGGAGAGAGCATTTATACCAAATGGATATTTTAAAAACGGGAATTGGGCTTAGAGGATATAATCAAAAAGACCCCCTAACTGAGTATAAAAAAGAGAGCTATAATCTCTTTATGGAGCTTGTAAATAGGCTAAAAACTGAGAGTGTAAGAGCTTTGCAAGTGGTTAAATTTAAAACAGAATTAACAAATATAGATGAGCCAAAAGATATGTCAAAAAGAGATAAAAAGCCATCTCGCAACTCGCCTTGTCCTTGCGGTAGTGGGGCAAAATATAAAGAGTGTTGTGGTAAAAGCGGACCAAAAAAAGGAGTTTTTGCTTAG
- a CDS encoding branched-chain amino acid ABC transporter permease, translated as MDITLFLQQMVNGFSLGSMYALIAIGYTMVYGVLRLINFAHGDIMMVGAYVALFSMTSMSLPFGFALIFAVIVSAILGICTDKIAYKPLRAAPRISLLITAIGISFLLENIFQVVFGGIPRSFSVPSFFENIVEIGPITLPVSAIFVPVITIFLLCIVLYILYKTKYGIAIRALAFDISTVNLMGIDANLIISIVFALGSSLAAIGGVFWAINYPSIDPLMGVLIGLKAFGAAVLGGIGSVGGAVLGGFIIGFSEVVAVALFPDLAGFKDAFAFIFLILVLLFKPTGILGINFEKSRF; from the coding sequence ATGGATATAACTCTATTTTTACAGCAGATGGTTAATGGCTTTAGCTTGGGTTCTATGTATGCTTTGATAGCCATTGGTTATACTATGGTTTATGGGGTGCTAAGGCTTATTAATTTTGCTCACGGCGATATAATGATGGTTGGGGCTTATGTGGCGTTATTTTCTATGACAAGTATGTCGCTTCCATTTGGTTTTGCTTTGATTTTTGCAGTTATTGTATCTGCGATTTTAGGTATTTGCACTGATAAGATAGCTTATAAGCCTCTTAGAGCCGCACCTAGAATTTCACTATTAATCACAGCTATTGGGATTAGCTTTTTATTAGAAAATATATTTCAAGTTGTATTTGGCGGGATACCTAGATCATTTAGCGTTCCATCTTTTTTTGAAAATATTGTAGAGATTGGCCCCATTACCTTGCCTGTTAGTGCGATATTTGTTCCTGTGATTACTATATTTTTGCTTTGTATAGTTTTATATATACTTTATAAAACCAAATATGGCATTGCTATTAGAGCTTTGGCTTTTGATATTAGCACTGTGAATTTGATGGGAATTGATGCGAATTTAATCATATCAATTGTCTTTGCTCTTGGGTCATCTCTAGCGGCTATTGGCGGAGTGTTTTGGGCTATTAATTATCCTAGTATTGATCCATTGATGGGTGTTTTGATAGGGCTTAAGGCTTTTGGGGCAGCTGTGCTTGGGGGCATTGGGAGTGTTGGCGGAGCTGTGCTTGGTGGATTTATCATAGGATTTAGCGAGGTTGTGGCTGTGGCTTTATTTCCAGATCTTGCAGGATTTAAAGATGCATTTGCGTTTATATTTTTAATCCTAGTTTTATTATTTAAGCCAACTGGAATTCTTGGGATTAATTTTGAAAAGAGTAGGTTTTAG
- a CDS encoding branched-chain amino acid ABC transporter permease has product MVGKFKFWIATILAIGFLFFCDRYFSEYSLGIINNIAIFITLAISYNLINGVTGQFSLEPNGFVAVGAYVAAILLLNADSKVYQFDAAEPSGIILALYTSNFILAMFVSGICATLLALILAMPVFRVRGDYLAIVTLGFGFIIQLLAVNFPAFTNGSIGLNEVMKVGENGDLSRFTNIFYSGGLAIIATIVILNLVYSKFGRAMKAVRDDEDAAIAMGINAFATKTTAFCVSAFFEGMGGALLVGLLGSVSPDQFTFMFTFLLLIIIVLGGLGSTTGAIIGTILVIGGSEWLRFLDEPMNIFGYQTDAYPGLRMVVFSLVLIFVMLFARKGIMGQMELGDLFRRKGSDK; this is encoded by the coding sequence ATGGTGGGTAAATTTAAATTTTGGATAGCTACTATTTTGGCTATTGGTTTTTTATTTTTTTGTGATAGATATTTTAGCGAGTATAGTTTAGGAATTATCAATAATATCGCTATTTTCATAACTCTTGCTATTAGCTACAACCTTATAAATGGCGTAACTGGTCAGTTTAGCCTTGAGCCAAATGGATTTGTGGCTGTGGGGGCATATGTAGCGGCTATTTTATTATTAAATGCCGATTCTAAAGTATATCAATTTGACGCTGCTGAACCATCTGGTATTATACTAGCTCTATATACTAGCAATTTTATTTTAGCTATGTTTGTAAGCGGTATTTGTGCTACCTTGCTTGCTTTGATTCTTGCTATGCCTGTATTTAGGGTTAGGGGTGATTATTTAGCTATTGTTACTTTGGGATTTGGCTTTATAATCCAGCTATTAGCTGTGAATTTCCCAGCATTTACTAATGGCTCAATTGGGCTAAATGAGGTAATGAAAGTAGGTGAAAACGGAGATTTGAGTCGCTTTACTAATATATTTTATAGTGGCGGACTGGCTATTATAGCTACTATTGTGATATTAAATTTAGTCTATTCTAAATTTGGTAGAGCCATGAAAGCTGTAAGAGATGATGAGGACGCGGCCATTGCTATGGGGATCAACGCCTTTGCTACTAAGACTACCGCATTTTGCGTTAGTGCGTTTTTTGAGGGTATGGGTGGGGCCTTGCTTGTAGGGCTATTAGGTAGTGTAAGCCCTGATCAATTTACATTTATGTTTACTTTTTTATTGCTTATTATTATTGTGCTTGGCGGACTTGGTAGCACTACTGGAGCGATTATTGGGACGATACTTGTCATCGGCGGTAGCGAGTGGCTTAGATTCTTAGATGAACCGATGAATATATTTGGGTATCAAACAGATGCTTATCCAGGGCTTAGAATGGTGGTATTTTCTTTGGTGCTTATATTTGTTATGCTATTTGCTAGAAAGGGCATTATGGGTCAGATGGAGCTAGGTGATCTATTTAGGCGTAAAGGTAGCGACAAATGA